Proteins from one Oncorhynchus tshawytscha isolate Ot180627B linkage group LG16, Otsh_v2.0, whole genome shotgun sequence genomic window:
- the LOC112244592 gene encoding peptidase inhibitor 15 codes for MLRGTLLWAGLMGFYVIITQCPASCQLSEDDAETLVELHNSYRGQVVPNSTYMHKVKWDENLKIIAEGYAVKCIWEHNPDLEELNMGENLFVSNGLFDPNIAMEKWFLEHLDYDYNNNSCQDNKMCGHYTQMVWADSHSVGCAVHRCDTMEGLSFEKATFLVCNYYPAGNFNDEKPYEEGEWCSKCPDNLPRCDQNLCVPDAPELTEEPDVEKETMDSSPPGTDEPSTHTATATTTATATEDTPPSPPRTQPDYSSAPEPTMAGREETGTEPGDEEEEEEEEEEEQEEEEEEKWEGEERATEREKDSTREQPPSNAGSVSTSLLLVTSLMPLLSLGL; via the exons ATGCTGAGGGGGACACTTCTCTGGGCTGGCCTGATGGGATTCTATGTCATCATCACCCAGTGTCCAGCCTCTTGCCAGCTGAGCGAGGACGACGCAGAGACCCTCGTGGAGCTGCACAACAGCTACCGTGGCCAGGTGGTGCCCAATTCCACCTACATGCATAAAGTG AAATGGGATGAGAATCTGAAGATCATAGCTGAGGGCTATGCTGTGAAGTGTATATGGGAGCACAACCCGGATCTAGAGGAGCTGAACATGGGAGAGAACCTGTTTGTGTCCAACGGACTCTTTGACCCCAACATTGCCATGGAGAAGTGGTTCCTGGAGCACCTAGACTACgactacaacaacaacagctgCCAGGATAATAAGATGTGTGGACACTACACTCAG ATGGTGTGGGCGGACTCTCACTCAGTGGGCTGTGCTGTTCATCGCTGTGACACCATGGAGGGGCTGTCCTTTGAGAAAGCCACCTTCCTAGTCTGCAATTATTACCCAGC AGGTAACTTTAATGATGAGAAACCCTATGAGGAAGGTGAATGGTGCTCCAAGTGTCCAGACAACCTGCCGCGATGTGACCAGAACCTCTGTG TGCCTGATGCCCCTGAGCTTACAGAGGAGCCTGATGTAGAGAAGGAGACAATGGACAGCTCTCCCCCAGGCACTgatgagccctccacacacacagccacagccaccaccacagccacagccacagaggACACACCGCCATCACCACCGAGGACACAACCAGACTACTCTTCAGCCCCTGAGCCAACCATGGctggcagagaggagacaggcaCAGAGCctggggatgaggaggaggaggaggaggaggaggaggaggagcaggaggaggaggaggaggagaagtgggagggggaggaaagagctacagagagggagaaggacagtacTAGGGAACAACCTCCGTCCAACGCAGGAAGTGTTTCTACTTCCCTACTTCTGGTTACTAGCTTGATGCCTTTACTGTCACTGGGATTGTGA